Below is a window of Mycolicibacterium chitae DNA.
GTGGTGCGTTGGCCGTGGGGGCGGCGGGTGGCTTCGGCGTCCCAGCTGTCTTCGACCAGGCGTGTGAAGGCGTCGAGTTGGGTCGGCATCGGGGGTCGCAGCTCAGCCGCGCCGGCGCCGTCAGCGTCGTGGTCGCGTTTCCAGTCGGTGATCAGGGCGTCGTGGTGGGATTGCAGGGCGGCGTCGAAGGTGGCTGCGGCTAGCGGTGAGAGGCGCAGGCGATAGTCGACGTGGTTGCCGCGGTCGGTTCTGGTGATCGCCGGCGGCGCCGACTGAGGTTCGGGTTCGGGGCGTGGTGCGAGTTTGATGGCGGTGCGGAGTTGGCTGACGGTGGCGTAGGGGGCCAGTTGGGCGTAGTGGGCGTCGGAGCCGTCGGCGGCGCGTTCGGCGATGACGCCGACTTGGTCTAGGGACAGGCGGCCGTCGCGTAGGTATTGGGTGCATTGGGGGAATTCGTCGCGGCGGTGTGCCACTGCGGCGAGGGTTTGGGCGTTGTTGGGGGTGAGGCCGGTTTTCCAGGCGATCAGGGCGGGTAGGGAGCGGGCGCCGGTGTTGCCGCAGAGGCCGTCGTGGTCGATTTCGGCGATGATGTCGACGATGCGTCCGTCGATGGCGTTGCGTTGTCCGGTCAGCTCCGCCAGCTCGTCGAAGAGCACCTCGATGCGCGCGTCGCCGTGCATTTCGGCGGGGGCCGCAGGCGCGATCGAGGACATGACAGCAGCATCGCCACGGCGTCTGACACATGCGCCCGCTGTGGCGTCCGATTAGCCCGTCTATTCACAGTCTCGACTCCATCCACAACCCGGTCGGGAGCCCTCACCGTTGTCGGCCGGACCGTCGGTCCCGGCGGGCTGACTGGCAATCGCACAAGCCAGTGCATCCCGCATCGAAAGGACCGAACATGTTCGACACCTCCTTGACCGTCATCGGCCGACTCGTGAATGCTCCCGTCCTGCGCCGGGTCGGTGACGCCCAAGTGGCCAACTTCCGGCTGGCCAGCAACTCCCGGCGGCGCACCCCCGACGGCACCTGGGAGCAGGGCAACTCGTTGTTCCTGAACGTGAGCTGCTGGGGCAACCTCGGCATCGGCGTCGCCGCCAGCCTGGCCAAGGGTGACGCGGTGGTGGTCACCGGGTTCGTCTACACCAGCGAGTACGACGATCGCGACGGCAACCGCCGCTCCTCGCTGGAGATGCGCGCCCATGCCGTCGGACCCGACCTGGCGTACTACGTCGTCAAGGTGGGCCGGGTGGTCGACAACGAACAACCCGATGCCGAGGTCTATCAGGACGAGCGGTTGTCGGATGCCGCGGCCGTCGATCTCCTCGACGAGCCCGAGCCGCTGCCCGTCTGAGGCCGCGACCGGCGGTTATCTCGCATTACTGCCGCACGGCCGGGTTGAATGGTCGCGCTCCTCCACGGGGCTCGTCCCTCGCCCCGCTGCGTCGCCCGCCTAGGATGGTCAGAAGCGTTGCCTAGAGCAACCCCCGAAACTCCTGCAAGACCAGAAAGGCGACACTGCGGCATGGCTGAGTTCATCTACACGATGAAAAAGGTCCGCAAGGCGCACGGCGACAAGGTCATCCTCGACGACGTCACGCTGAACTTCCTCCCCGGAGCCAAGATCGGTGTGGTGGGCCCCAACGGGGCCGGCAAGTCGAGCGTCTTGCGGATCATGGCGGGCCTGGACAAGCCCAACAACGGCGAGGCCTTCCTGGCCAACGACGCGAGCGTCGGCATCCTGTTGCAGGAGCCGCCGCTGGACGAGACCAAGACCGTGCGGGAGAACGTCGAAGAGGGCGTTCCCATCAAGGCCAAGCTCAACCGGTACAACGAGGTTGCCGAGCTGATGGCCACCGATTACTCCGACGAGCTGATGGAGGAGATGGGCAAGCTCCAGGAGGAGCTCGACGCCGCTGACGCGTGGGACATCGACTCGCAGCTCGAGCAGGCGATGGACGCGCTGCGCTGCCCGCCGCCGGACGAGCCGGTGACCCACCTCTCCGGTGGTGAGCGCCGTCGCGTGGCGCTGTGCAAGCTGCTGCTGAGCAAGCCGGACCTGCTGCTGCTCGACGAGCCCACCAACCACCTCGACGCCGAGAGCGTGCTGTGGCTCGAGCAGCACCTGGCCGCCTACCCGGGCGCCATCCTGGCGGTCACCCACGACCGGTACTTCCTGGACAACGTCGCCGAGTGGATCCTCGAGCTCGACCGTGGCCGCGCCTACCCCTACGAGGGCAACTACTCCACGTACCTGGAGAAGAAGGCCGAGCGGCTCGAGGTCCAGGGCAAGAAGGACCAGAAGCTGCAGAAGCGGCTCAAGGACGAACTGGCCTGGGTCCGCTCGGGCGCCAAGGCCCGCCAGGCCAAGAACAAGGCCCGGCTGCAGCGCTACGAGGAAATGGCGATCGAGGCGGAGAAGACCCGCAAGCTCGATTTCGAGGAGATCCAGATCCCGGTCGGTCCCCGGCTGGGCAACCTCGTGGTCGAGGTCGAGCATCTCGACAAGGGCTTCGACGGCCGCCAGTTGATCAAGGACCTGTCGTTCACGTTGCCGCGCAACGGCATCGTCGGCGTCATCGGTCCCAACGGCGTGGGCAAGACGACGCTGTTCAAGACCATCGTCGGTCTCGAACAGCCCGACAGCGGCGTCGTCCGCGTCGGTGACACCGTCAAGCTCAGCTACGTCGACCAGAACCGCGCCGGCATCGACCCGAAGAAGAACGTGTGGGAGGTCGTCTCCGACGGTCTGGACTACATCCAGGTCGGTCAGAACGAGATCCCCTCGCGCGCCTACGTCTCGGCCTTCGGCTTCAAGGGCGCCGATCAGCAGAAGCCGGCCGGGGTGCTCTCCGGTGGTGAGCGCAACCGCCTGAACCTGGCGCTGACGCTCAAGCAGGGCGGCAACCTGATCCTGCTCGACGAGCCGACCAACGACCTCGACGTCGAGACCCTGGGTTCGCTGGAGAACGCGCTCGAGAGCTTCCCGGGTTGCGCGGTGGTCATCAGCCACGACCGGTGGTTCCTGGACCGCACGTGTACGCACATCCTGGCGTGGGAAGGCGACGACGCGAACCCGGCCAAGTGGTTCTGGTTCGAGGGCAACTTCGGGGCCTACGAGGAGAACAAGGTCGAGCGTCTCGGTGAAGAGGCGGCGCGTCCGCACCGAGTGACCCACCGCAAGCTCACCCGCGACTAGTCTGACGGCGGCGTGCCGGTGAGCCGCATCAGCGGTGACTCCAACGGCGGAGCGGCACGGCGCTGAGTCAGGAGTGTCGCATGACGGTGAATCAGCCCAAGGCCCACGCGGCCACCCCGCACGACCGCCCGGGAGCTGATTCGCCCAGTCCGACACCGCCGCCGTCCGAGGCGGCGGCGACGGTGCGGGCGGCGCTGCAGGAGACCTACCGGGGCCCGCACGGCGACGCCCCGCAGACCGACCGCGGCGACATCGTCGACGACGCCGCGCTGGCGGCTCAGCTGGAGCTGGGCCGCCGGCGGGAGCGCGGCGAGACCAAGGTGGCCTACCTGCCGGGGCCCGACTCCGCGCTGCTGATCGTCACCGACCAGTCCGCGATGCTGATGGATTCGGTGACCGTGCTGATGCACCGGGTCGGGCTCGCCTACACCGCGATCATGAATCCCACGCTGCGGGTACGCCGCGACGACACCGGCGAGTTGCGCGCACTCGAACCCGTCACCGACGCCGCCGACACCGCCGACGACAACACCGACGACAACGAGACCTGGATCCACATCCAGCTCGCCCCGACCGCCGACCGGCGCACCGTCGCGAAGGTCGAAGACCTGATCCCCAACGTGCTCAGCGACAGCCGCCAGGTGGCCCGCGACTCCGCGGCCATGGCCACCGAACTGCGGCAACTGGCCGAACACCTCGACGGCGACGCCGCGGATGACGCCGGGGCCGAACGCCGCGACGTCGCCGAATGGCTGCGGTGGCTGCTCGACGGGCACTTCGTCCTGCTGGGCTACCAGCGCTGCCCGGTCAGCGACGGGCGGGCCACCGTCGAGGAATCCAGCCGGCTCGGCGTGCTGCGCTGGCGTGAAGAGGTCCTGCCGGAGCTCACCGGCAACGGCGAGACGCTGGTGCTCGCGCAGGCGACCGCGCCCAGCTACCTGCGCTACGGCGCCTACCCGTACGTGGTGGTGGTGCGCGACCGCGGCGGCTCCACCACCGTCGAGCACCGCTTCGTCGGGCTGTTCACCATCGCCGCCATGAACGACAACGTGCTCGACATCCCGCTGATCTCCCGGCGGGTCCAGGAGGCGCTGCGGCTGGCCGGTCAGGACCCCAGCCGGCCCGGACAACTGCTGCTCGACATCATCCAGACCGTGCCGCGCTCGGAACTGTTCGCGCTGTCGGCCCAAGAGCTGCTCGACATGGCGATGACGGTGATCGACCTCGGATCCCGGCGCCGCACACTGCTGTTCGCCCGCGCCGACCAGCTCGGGCATTTCGTCTCCAGCCTGGTGTACCTGCCGCGCGACCGCTACACCACCGCCGTGCGCCTCGAGATGCAGGATATCCTGGTCCGCGAGTTCGGTGGCACCGGCATCGAATACTCCGCGCGGGTCAGCGAATCACCCTGGGCGCTGGTGCATTTCACCGTCAAGCTGCCGCAGGGTACCCGGCCCCGGGACGTCGACGTCTCCCCGGAGAACAAGACCCGCATCCAGGGCTTGCTGACCCAGGCGGCGCGCACCTGGGGGGACCGCTTCCTGGGTGCGGCCGTCGGCGACGCCATCGACCAGAGCACCGCCGAGCATTACGCCACCGCGCTGCCCGAGTCCTACCGCCAGGCCGTCAGCCCGGTCGACGCGCTGGCCGACATCGGCATCATCGAAGGCCTGGCCGACGGTGGCGTGCAGCTGATCTTCGCCGGTGACACCGAAACCCGGATCCACCGGCTGACCTGGTATCTGGGCGGCCGTTCGGCGTCGCTGTCCGAACTGCTGCCCATGCTGCAGTCCATGGGCGTGGTCGTCCTCGACGAGCGGCCGTTCTCGGTAACCCGCCCCGACGGGCTGCAGGTGTGGATCTATCAGTTCCGCATCTCGCCGCACCCCACCGTCCCGCCCGCCGAGGCCGACGAGATCGACGACGTCGCACAGCGCTTCGCCGACACGGTGACCGCGATCTGGAAGGGCTCAGTCGAGATCGACCGGTTCAACGAGCTGGTGCTGCGCGCGGGGCTGACCTGGCAGCAGGTGGTCGTCCTCCGCAGCTACGCAAAGTACCTGCGGCAGGCGGGTTTTCCCTATAGCCAGGCGCACATCGAGTCGGTGATGAACGACAACGCGCACACCGCGCGGTCGCTGATCGAACTCTACGAGGCGGTCTTCGATCCCGCCCTGGGCGAAAGTGCGGCCGAAAGCGGTCGTTCGCAGGCCGCGCAGGCCGCGGCCGCGGCGGTGGCCGCCGACATCGATGCCCTGGTCAGCCTGGACACCGACCGGGTGCTGCGCGCCTTCGCCTCGCTGATCCAGGCGACGCTGCGCACCAACTACTTCGTCACCGCCGACGGCTCGGCGCGCGGCCAGGGGGTGCTGGCCACCAAGCTCAACCCCGGGCTGATCGACGAATTGCCGTTGCCGCGGCCCAAATTCGAGATCTTCGTCTACTCGCCGCGCGTCGAGGGTGTGCACCTGCGGTTCGGCGCGGTCGCGCGCGGCGGTCTGCGGTGGTCGGATCGCCGCGAGGACTTCCGCACCGAGGTGCTGGGCCTGGTGAAAGCGCAGGCGGTCAAGAACGCCGTCATCGTCCCGGTGGGCGCCAAGGGCGGCTTCGTCGTCAAGCAGCCGGCGCTGCCCACCGGCGACGCGGCCGCCGACCGCGAGGCCACCCGCGCCGAGGGCGTCGCCTGCTACCGGTTGTTCATCGGCGGCCTGCTGGACCTGACCGACAACGTCGACACCACCAGCGGCGCGGTGCTCCCGCCCCCGCAGGTGGTGCGCCGCGACGGCGACGACGCCTACCTGGTGGTCGCCGCCGACAAGGGCACCGCGACGTTCTCCGATATCGCCAACGAGGTCGCCGGATCCTATGGCTTCTGGCTCGGTGACGCGTTCGCCTCCGGCGGTTCGGTCGGCTACGACCACAAGGCGATGGGCATCACGGCCAAGGGGGCGTGGGAGAGCGTCAAGCGGCACTTCCGGGAACTCGGCGTCGACACCCAGGCCCAGGACTTCACCGTCGTCGGCATCGGCGACATGAGCGGCGACGTGTTCGGCAACGGCATGCTGCTCTCGCCGCACATCCGGCTGGTGGCCGCGTTCAACCACCTGCACATCTTCGTCGACCCGCAACCGGATGCGGCCCGGTCCTGGGAGGAGCGCAAGCGACTGTTCGAGCTGCCGCGGTCCACTTGGGACGACTACGACAAGTCGCTGATCTCCGCCGGGGGCGGCGTCTTCAGCCGGCAGCAGAAGTCGATCCCGATCAGCGCGGAAATCCGCACCGCCCTGGGCCTTTCCGACGACGTCACCGAGATGACGCCGCCGGCTCTGGTCAAGGCCGTCCTCAAGGCGCCGGTGGACCTGCTGTGGAACGGCGGGATCGGCACCTACATCAAGGCCGAGGCCGAATCCGACGCCGAGGTCGGCGACCGCACCAACGACCCGCTACGGGTCAACGCAAATCAGGTGCGCGCCAAGGTGATCGGCGAGGGCGGCAACCTGGGTGTGACGCCACGCGGGCGGGTGGAGTTCGACCTGTGCGGGGGCCGGATCAACACCGACGCCCTGGACAACTCGGCCGGCGTGGACTGCTCGGATCACGAGGTGAACATCAAGATCCTGGTCGACTCGCTGGTCACCCAGGACAAGGTGCGCCCGGACCAGCGCTCGGAACTGTTGGAATCGATGACCGACGAGGTCGGGGCGCTGGTGCTCGCGGACAACGCCGCCCAGAACGACCTGATGGGCACCAGCCGCACCAACGCCGCCAGCCTGCTCAACGTGCACGCCCGCCAGATCAAGGAACTCGAGGACACCGCCGGACTCAACCGTGAACTCGAGGTGCTACCGGCCGACAAGGAGATCCACCGCCGCACCGAGGCCGGGATGGGCTTGACCTCACCGGAACTCGCGACGTTGATGGCGCACGTGAAACTGGCGCTCAAGGACCAGGTCCTGGCCTGCGAGCTGCCCGATCAGGACGTGTTCGCCGCGCGGTTGCCGGCCTACTTCCCGGCGCAACTGCGGGACCGCTTCGTCCCGGAGATCCGGCACCATCAACTGCGCCGCGAGATCGTCACGACCATGCTGGTCAACGACGTCGTCGACACCGCCGGCATCAGCTTCGCCTACCGGGTCACCGAGGACACCGGCGTCAGCTACGTCGACGCGGTGCGCAGCTACGTCGCCACCGACGCCATCTTCGGGATCGGTGACACGTGGCGGCGTATCCGTTCCACTGCGCTGGAAACCCGGATGCCCGTGGAGGTTTCCGACCGGATGACGCTGGACCTGCGGCGGCTCATCGACCGGTCGTGCCGGTGGTTGCTCAACAACCGGCCGCAACCGCTCGCCGTCGGCGCCGAGATCAACCGGTTCGGCGCCAAGGTGGCCGCGTTGCGCCCGCAGATGCCCAAGTGGCTGCGCGGGGACGACCGCGCGATCGTGGCCAAGGAGGCCGGCGAGTTCACCGATCAGGGCGCCCCCGAGGACCTGGCCTACCTGGTGGCCACCGGGCTCTACCAGTACAGCCTGCTCGACATCATCGACGTGGCCGACATCGCCGACCGCGACGAGGCCGAGGTGGCCGACACCTACTTCGCGTTGATGGACGCGCTCGGTGCCGACGGTCTGCTGACGGCGGTGTCGGGGCTGGCGCGCGATGACCGGTGGCACGCGTTGGCGCGCTTGGCGATTCGTGACGACCTCTACAGCTCGTTGCGGCTGCTGACGCTGGACGTGCTGGCCGTCGGGGAACCGGAGGAAACCGGCGAGGAGAAGATCGCCGAGTGGCAGCAGACCAATGCGTCGCGGCTGGAGCGGGCCCGTCGTACCCTGACCGAGCTGCGTGCCCACGAGTCGCACGACCTGGCGACCCTGTCGGTGGCCGCGCGCCAGATCCGTAATATGACCCGAGCAAGTGGAACAGGAGCTTCCGGATAATGGGCGAGCGTTACATCACACCGGTCCCGGTGCGTTGGTCGGACATCGACATGTACCAACACATCAACCATGCGACCATGGTGACCATCCTCGAGGAGGCCCGGGTTCCGTTCCTGTCCGACGCCTTCGGCCCCACCATCACCACCACCGGACTGCTGATCGCCGAGGTCAAGGTGTCCTACAAGGGGCAGCTGCGGCTGGTGGATTCGCCACTGCAGGTGACCATCTGGGTGAACCGGCTGCGCGCGGTCGATTTCACGCTGGGCTACGAGGTCCGGTCGGTCAACGCCGATCCGGATTCGCGGCCCGCCGTCATCGCCGAAACCCAGCTGGCCGCTTTCGATATCGACGAACAGAAGCTGGTCCGGCTCTCGCCGGAGCACCGCGAGTACCTGCAGCGGTGGCTGCGGTGACGTTTCCGCCGGCGGAACGCGGCCTGTGGCTCTCCGGTGACTTCGACCGGATCGACCTGGCCATCTTCACCGACCGCGCCCTGCGGCTGGACGACGCCGCGGTGATCCGGCTGCGCACCCGCGGCCCCGACACGGTGATTGCCTGGGTGGCAACGGGTTTCGATGTGCTGGCTAGTCGCGTGGTGGGCGGCAGGGTCAAGCCCGAGGATCTGTCGGCCGGCGCCGACGCGTTGGCGATGGGCCTGGCGGCGGGGCCCGGGGCGGGCTACGTCGACCCGGGGTTCGCGATGGATTCGGCGTGGCACGGCGGCCTGCCGCCGGAGTCCGGGTTCGTCCACGTCGACGACGTCCCGGCCCGGGTGATGCTCGACCTCGCCGACCGCGGGGCCGAGTTGGCCCGCGAGCACGGCAGCGCGCACGGCCCGCCGGTGTCGCTGCTGGACCAGGAGGTCATCGCGGTCAGCGCCGGTGACGTCAGCGTGGGCGTGCCGATGCGCTGCGTATTCGCCCTGACCGCAATGGGTTTCCTGCCGCAGTCGGCGCAGGACGTGGCGGCCGACGAGATCGTGCGGGTGCGGGCGCAGGCGGCTTGGCTGCGGATCGACGCCCGGTTCGGCTCGGTCTACCGGCGCCGCGGCGACCCCTCGGTGGTGCTGCGCTGAACCCTCAGAACGGGGCGTTCACCATGGCCTCGGCGGCCATCTCCAGGTAGTCCAGCAGTTCCCGGCGGTGCGCGTCGTCCAGCGTCACGGAATCGATCTCGGCGATGGCGGTGCGCATGCACCGCAGCCACGCGTCGCGTTCGATGAAGCCGATCCGGTACGGGACGTGCCGCATCCGTAGCCGCGGATGCCCGCGTTGATCGGAGTAGGTGCGCGGCCCGCCCCAGTACTGCTCGAGGAACATCCGTAGCCGGTTCTCGGCGCCCTCGAAATCGTCCTCCGGGTAGAGCGGGCGCAGGATCTCGTCCTCGCGCACCAGCTGATAGAACCGCGAGACGATGGCGTCGAAGGTGCGGTGGCCGCCGACGGCGTCATAGAACGACTGTGTTTGGTCCACCTCTCCCATTGTGGCTCAGGACGGGATTCGCGCCAGGATGCGGTCGGCGATCGTCCCGGCCTCGCCGGAGACGCTGGGCGACACCAGGCTGACCTCGATGACGGTTTTGCCGCGCACCGCCATGATGCGGGCCTGCGGCACACCCGGCCCGGTGGTGATGGTGTTCTGCAGCGTGACGCGCTCGGCGGTCCCGCCCGGGGTGCCGATGTCCCAGCTCAGATCGCCGCTGGAGGCCGTGACGGTGAAGGTCTTGCCCGCGCACTCCTGCCATTGCGCCCGGTTCTCGGCGACGAAGTCGCGCGCCGCGGCGGGGCTGCGGAACTCCGCGGCGAGCTGCTCGACCATGGTCGCGTTGCTGGTGTCGCTGAAGCTCGAGCGCTGGAACCCGACCGCGCCGCTCTTGTCGTAGACGGTGTCGATGCCCGGGGCCACCGCACCCACGCACTCCGCCGGATCCGCGCTCGCGTCGCCGGCTTCCCCGGAGCCGCCGCCGGAACCGGACTTCGTCTCGCTCATCCGGGGCATGTCCAGCAGCGAACGCACCTCGTCGAGGCTCAGCAACACCGGTGCCGTCGCCGGCAGTTGTCGCGACGGTGCCGTCGGCTGGGTGGGGGAGACCACCTGATCCGGTGCCGTCGCGGTCACCGAGGAGTTCTCCCGGGGCCCACTGGCCAGGACCAAGGACAGCGCCACCCCGACGACAGCGACGGCGATGAGCGCATACGACAGCGTCACCCCGATCAGCGCGCGGTCGCGGCCCCGCTGCCCGGTGCGAGCGATCTGACCCAGCGCCAGGTGGCCCAGCACCGCGCCGACGGGGGCGAACAGGAACGCGAACACGATCGACCACGTCGCCAGCGGGTTCGTCGGCGGGTGCGGGTATGGCGGCGGATAGCCGCCCGGGCCCGGTGGCGGACCGTACGGGCCGTACCCGCCGTAGGGCTGCGCAGGCGGGTAGGGCACGCCGGCCGGCGGCTGCCCATACGGATACTGAGGCCCCGGCGGACCCGTGTACTCAGGACCTCCCGGGTGGTAGTTGCCGTAGGTCATACCCGCCATTCAAGCGGATTGCGTTTGGGCCGTGGACACCGGGCGACGTTGTGCGATACCCGCTGTTCACGTGATTGACCTGCGAACACGATCAGAATTGTCGTGCGCTTGGCCCCAATCCGTGGTGGACTGTCCGACGGAGGACCTATGGCGCAGCGCAAACGCAACCTGGCTAGAAGGATGGGCTCCCGAGCGTCGGCTAACCCGACGGGGCCCAGCGGGGGCACGTCGCTGCACAGTGTGGAAACCGCCGCAGCACCCCCGCACGCCCCCTATGACGGCGTCTCGCTGTGGAGTCGACGACGGGTCCTGTTGCTCAACGCCACCTACGAACCGCTGACCGCGCTGCCCATGCGGCGGGCGATCGTCATGGTGCTCTGCGGCAAGGCCGACGTGGTGCACGACGACCCCGCCGGCCCCGTCGTGCACTCCGCGACGCGCGCCATCGCGGTGCCCTCGGTGATCCGGCTGCGCACCTACGTGCGGGTGCCTTACCGCGCCCGGATCCCGATGACCCGGGCGGCGCTGATGCACCGGGACCGGTTCCGCTGCGCCTACTGCGGCACCAAGGCCGACACCATCGACCACGTGGTGCCCCGCAGCCGCGGCGGCGAGCACACCTGGGAGAACTGCGTGGCGTGCTGTTCGACGTGCAACCACCGCAAGGCCGACAAGCTGCTTTCCGAGCTCGGCTGGGACCTGCGGTTGGCGCCGCTGCCCCCGAAGGGACAGCACTGGCGGCTGCTGTCGACCATCAAGGAGCTCGATCCGGCCTGGATGCGCTACCTCGGCGAGGGCGCGGCCTGACTTTGGGCCGCCTTGCGCGGCCGTGCGAACGACCGTGAGATAAGTTGATCCCCGTGAGTGCCTTACTTACCTGGACGATCATCATCGGCGTGACGCTGGCGGTCGGCGCGTTCTTCGCGCTGCTGACATTGCCGAAAAAGGGACCGCGCCCGCCGTCCTACAAGCTGCCCGAGGAGTGGACCCACGGCCCGCTGCTGTGGGCCGCCACCGAAGAGAAGATCGGCAGCGCCGGGCACGGCCACGGCGCCGAGTTCACCGTGGGAGGTGGCGCAAGTGGCAAGTGGTGAGCATGGCACGCAGGTGGTGCCGGTAGATCCGGATTCGCTGCCGTTCGGCTGGGCGATCACATCCAGCGGTCGGCTCTCCGGCGTCGTCGAACCGGGCGAGATCTCGCAGTACGACCCGTTCTCGATCAAGGAACTCGTCGAGGTCGACGAGGCGCTGAAGTGGGGCTCGCGGGCGTCGAAGGCCCGGTTCGCGGTCTACCTCGGTGACCTCGGTCCCGACCCGGCCGCCGAGGCCCGCAAGCTGCTGGCCCGGGTGCCCACCCCCAACGACGCGGTGCTGCTCGCCGTCTCGCCCAACCAGAAGGCCATCGAGGTCGTCTATGGCGAGGGTGTGCGGGGTCGCGGCGCGGAAGCCGCGGCGCCGCTGGGCGTGGCCGCGGCCGCGTCGTCGTTCAAGGAAGGCAACCTGATCGACGGCCTGGTGAGCGCGATCCGCGTCCTCAGCGCCGGCATCTCCCGCCCCTAGGTTTTCTCAGCGCGAACGTGCATGTCCCCGGCCGCAACGCCGGGGACTTCGCGTTTCCTGCGCACGCTCGCGCCCGTCAGCCGGCGTCGAACTGCCGCGCCCGCAGGGCCCGCACCACCCCGGCACGCCCCTCGACCACCAGCCGGCGCAGCGCCGACGGCAACTCGGGATCGGCCAGGAAGCGGTCCGCCGCGTCGACGGCGGCGTCGCTGATGTCCCAGCCCGGGTACAGCCCGATGACCACCGTCTGCGCCACCTCGCTGGACCGCCGCTCCCAGACCCCGCGGATCGCCTCGAAGTACCGCTGCGAGAACGGGCGCAGCACCTCGGCCTGACCCGGTGCGACGAACCCGGTGATGATCGCCCGGGCGGTGATGTTGGCCAGGGTGTCGTCCTCGATCACCTGTTCCCAGGCGGCGTCCTTGACCGCGGCCTGCGGGCGCGCCGCCGACGCGGCCGCCGCGCTGCGCTTGCCCG
It encodes the following:
- the ettA gene encoding energy-dependent translational throttle protein EttA, producing the protein MAEFIYTMKKVRKAHGDKVILDDVTLNFLPGAKIGVVGPNGAGKSSVLRIMAGLDKPNNGEAFLANDASVGILLQEPPLDETKTVRENVEEGVPIKAKLNRYNEVAELMATDYSDELMEEMGKLQEELDAADAWDIDSQLEQAMDALRCPPPDEPVTHLSGGERRRVALCKLLLSKPDLLLLDEPTNHLDAESVLWLEQHLAAYPGAILAVTHDRYFLDNVAEWILELDRGRAYPYEGNYSTYLEKKAERLEVQGKKDQKLQKRLKDELAWVRSGAKARQAKNKARLQRYEEMAIEAEKTRKLDFEEIQIPVGPRLGNLVVEVEHLDKGFDGRQLIKDLSFTLPRNGIVGVIGPNGVGKTTLFKTIVGLEQPDSGVVRVGDTVKLSYVDQNRAGIDPKKNVWEVVSDGLDYIQVGQNEIPSRAYVSAFGFKGADQQKPAGVLSGGERNRLNLALTLKQGGNLILLDEPTNDLDVETLGSLENALESFPGCAVVISHDRWFLDRTCTHILAWEGDDANPAKWFWFEGNFGAYEENKVERLGEEAARPHRVTHRKLTRD
- a CDS encoding HNH endonuclease signature motif containing protein, with the protein product MSSIAPAAPAEMHGDARIEVLFDELAELTGQRNAIDGRIVDIIAEIDHDGLCGNTGARSLPALIAWKTGLTPNNAQTLAAVAHRRDEFPQCTQYLRDGRLSLDQVGVIAERAADGSDAHYAQLAPYATVSQLRTAIKLAPRPEPEPQSAPPAITRTDRGNHVDYRLRLSPLAAATFDAALQSHHDALITDWKRDHDADGAGAAELRPPMPTQLDAFTRLVEDSWDAEATRRPHGQRTTLVVHLDLEARLADLHLGPLLTDTDRQYLTCDATAEAWFERDGTPIGAGRTTRTIGRRLRRALEHRDQHCVVPGCAATRGLHAHHLIHWEHGGPTELDNLVLVCPYHHRAHHQGLITLTGPAHQLVVTNPDGQPLHPGALARPPQNPPPDVPPCPGPTGERAQWWWYDPFQPQPPPNTN
- the ssb gene encoding single-stranded DNA-binding protein; amino-acid sequence: MFDTSLTVIGRLVNAPVLRRVGDAQVANFRLASNSRRRTPDGTWEQGNSLFLNVSCWGNLGIGVAASLAKGDAVVVTGFVYTSEYDDRDGNRRSSLEMRAHAVGPDLAYYVVKVGRVVDNEQPDAEVYQDERLSDAAAVDLLDEPEPLPV
- a CDS encoding NAD-glutamate dehydrogenase, whose protein sequence is MTVNQPKAHAATPHDRPGADSPSPTPPPSEAAATVRAALQETYRGPHGDAPQTDRGDIVDDAALAAQLELGRRRERGETKVAYLPGPDSALLIVTDQSAMLMDSVTVLMHRVGLAYTAIMNPTLRVRRDDTGELRALEPVTDAADTADDNTDDNETWIHIQLAPTADRRTVAKVEDLIPNVLSDSRQVARDSAAMATELRQLAEHLDGDAADDAGAERRDVAEWLRWLLDGHFVLLGYQRCPVSDGRATVEESSRLGVLRWREEVLPELTGNGETLVLAQATAPSYLRYGAYPYVVVVRDRGGSTTVEHRFVGLFTIAAMNDNVLDIPLISRRVQEALRLAGQDPSRPGQLLLDIIQTVPRSELFALSAQELLDMAMTVIDLGSRRRTLLFARADQLGHFVSSLVYLPRDRYTTAVRLEMQDILVREFGGTGIEYSARVSESPWALVHFTVKLPQGTRPRDVDVSPENKTRIQGLLTQAARTWGDRFLGAAVGDAIDQSTAEHYATALPESYRQAVSPVDALADIGIIEGLADGGVQLIFAGDTETRIHRLTWYLGGRSASLSELLPMLQSMGVVVLDERPFSVTRPDGLQVWIYQFRISPHPTVPPAEADEIDDVAQRFADTVTAIWKGSVEIDRFNELVLRAGLTWQQVVVLRSYAKYLRQAGFPYSQAHIESVMNDNAHTARSLIELYEAVFDPALGESAAESGRSQAAQAAAAAVAADIDALVSLDTDRVLRAFASLIQATLRTNYFVTADGSARGQGVLATKLNPGLIDELPLPRPKFEIFVYSPRVEGVHLRFGAVARGGLRWSDRREDFRTEVLGLVKAQAVKNAVIVPVGAKGGFVVKQPALPTGDAAADREATRAEGVACYRLFIGGLLDLTDNVDTTSGAVLPPPQVVRRDGDDAYLVVAADKGTATFSDIANEVAGSYGFWLGDAFASGGSVGYDHKAMGITAKGAWESVKRHFRELGVDTQAQDFTVVGIGDMSGDVFGNGMLLSPHIRLVAAFNHLHIFVDPQPDAARSWEERKRLFELPRSTWDDYDKSLISAGGGVFSRQQKSIPISAEIRTALGLSDDVTEMTPPALVKAVLKAPVDLLWNGGIGTYIKAEAESDAEVGDRTNDPLRVNANQVRAKVIGEGGNLGVTPRGRVEFDLCGGRINTDALDNSAGVDCSDHEVNIKILVDSLVTQDKVRPDQRSELLESMTDEVGALVLADNAAQNDLMGTSRTNAASLLNVHARQIKELEDTAGLNRELEVLPADKEIHRRTEAGMGLTSPELATLMAHVKLALKDQVLACELPDQDVFAARLPAYFPAQLRDRFVPEIRHHQLRREIVTTMLVNDVVDTAGISFAYRVTEDTGVSYVDAVRSYVATDAIFGIGDTWRRIRSTALETRMPVEVSDRMTLDLRRLIDRSCRWLLNNRPQPLAVGAEINRFGAKVAALRPQMPKWLRGDDRAIVAKEAGEFTDQGAPEDLAYLVATGLYQYSLLDIIDVADIADRDEAEVADTYFALMDALGADGLLTAVSGLARDDRWHALARLAIRDDLYSSLRLLTLDVLAVGEPEETGEEKIAEWQQTNASRLERARRTLTELRAHESHDLATLSVAARQIRNMTRASGTGASG
- a CDS encoding acyl-CoA thioesterase, translated to MGERYITPVPVRWSDIDMYQHINHATMVTILEEARVPFLSDAFGPTITTTGLLIAEVKVSYKGQLRLVDSPLQVTIWVNRLRAVDFTLGYEVRSVNADPDSRPAVIAETQLAAFDIDEQKLVRLSPEHREYLQRWLR
- a CDS encoding globin, whose protein sequence is MGEVDQTQSFYDAVGGHRTFDAIVSRFYQLVREDEILRPLYPEDDFEGAENRLRMFLEQYWGGPRTYSDQRGHPRLRMRHVPYRIGFIERDAWLRCMRTAIAEIDSVTLDDAHRRELLDYLEMAAEAMVNAPF